Proteins from one uncultured Anaeromusa sp. genomic window:
- a CDS encoding class I SAM-dependent methyltransferase: protein MNHREFFNRMAPQWDEQVRHDACKLSRIVTALSLQPGERVLDIGTGTGVMLPYLRQALGMLGELTAIDVAEEMLARARAKHSELALFLQADASLLPQAENSVDAILCYSVFPHFEQPQAVLSEFARVLRAGGRLVVAHGESRAAINALHDKMEPVTQDVLPEAAVLRAWGEEAGFIVEVVADDEELFILCFRKE, encoded by the coding sequence ATGAATCACCGGGAATTTTTTAATCGAATGGCCCCGCAGTGGGATGAACAAGTGCGTCATGACGCCTGCAAGCTGTCACGTATAGTGACGGCGTTGTCTTTGCAGCCGGGAGAGCGCGTGCTGGATATTGGCACAGGTACAGGAGTTATGCTGCCGTATTTGCGGCAGGCCTTGGGCATGCTGGGGGAGCTGACGGCCATTGACGTGGCGGAGGAAATGCTGGCCCGGGCTAGGGCGAAACACAGTGAATTGGCCTTGTTTTTGCAGGCGGACGCTTCCTTGCTGCCGCAGGCGGAAAACAGTGTGGATGCGATCCTTTGTTATTCCGTATTTCCGCATTTTGAACAGCCGCAGGCGGTGTTGAGCGAATTTGCCAGAGTGCTTCGCGCCGGCGGGCGCTTGGTGGTGGCCCATGGCGAAAGCCGGGCGGCCATTAATGCGCTGCATGACAAGATGGAGCCAGTGACGCAAGACGTGTTGCCCGAAGCGGCGGTGCTGCGTGCCTGGGGCGAAGAAGCCGGCTTTATTGTCGAAGTAGTAGCCGATGATGAGGAACTTTTTATCCTTTGTTTCCGTAAAGAATAA